Proteins encoded by one window of Yamadazyma tenuis chromosome 2, complete sequence:
- the VPS24 gene encoding Vacuolar protein-sorting-associated protein 24 (COG:U; BUSCO:EOG0926510L; EggNog:ENOG503P12C) produces the protein MDYVKKAIWGPDPKEQMRKINQLLRKNKRELERSMNQLQPLKKKTEGLIKNAAKAKDLKTARLYARELQNINKQYNKLHLSKARVDSINMSINEQYSMNKLTTSMKSSTSVMRDVNQLVHLGVVSGTMQELQKELMKSGIINEMMDDMIDLDVDEDELEDESQQEINKIIEDLTKNEFSKIDTQVPTESVEEPQEQEAAFEEDHEALDEMRQRLRALQE, from the exons ATGGATTACGTGAAAAAGGCGATTTGGGGGCCGGATCCCAAGGAACAG ATGAGAAAGATCAACCAGCTTCTCAGAAAGAACAAAcgagaacttgaaagatCCATGAACCAGTTGCAGcccttgaagaagaaaaccGAAGGGTTGATCAAGAATGCTGCTAAGGCTAAGGATCTCAAGACGGCACGGCTCTATGCCCGGGAATTGCAGAACATCAATAAGCAGTATAACAAATTGCATTTATCGAAGGCCCGAGTCGATTCCATCAACATGTCCATTAACGAGCAGTATTccatgaacaagttgacgACAAGCATGAAGAGCTCGACATCGGTGATGCGAGATGTCAACCAGTTGGTGCATTTGGGGGTTGTTTCAGGAACAATGCAAGAACTTCAgaaggagttgatgaagtcaGGCATTATAAACGAGATGATGGATGACATGATAGACTTGGATGTAGACGAggacgagttggaagacGAATCACAACAGgagatcaacaagatcattgaGGACTTAACTAAGAATGAATTCAGCAAGATAGACACCCAAGTGCCCACTGAGAGTGTCGAAGAGCCTCAGGAACAAGAAGCTGCGTTCGAAGAGGACCATGAGGCCTTGGATGAAATGAGACAGCGATTGCGGGCCCTACAGGAGTGA
- the RPL3 gene encoding 60S ribosomal protein uL3 (EggNog:ENOG503NUF5; COG:J) has product MSHRKFEAPRHGSLGFLPRKRAARHQGKIKSFPKDNKSKPVSLTAFLGYKAGMTTVVRDLDRPGSKMHKREVVEAATVVDTPPLVIVGVVGYVETPRGLRSLTTVWAEHLSEEIRRRFYKNWYKSKKKAFTKYSGKYAKDPASIERELARINKYASVVRVLAHTQIKKTPLSQKKAHLAEIQINGGSVADKVAWAQEHFEKTVSVDSVFEDGEMIDAIAVTKGHGFEGVTHRWGTKKLPRKTHRGLRKVACIGAWHPANVNWTVARAGQNGYHHRTSINHKVYRVGKAGDESSGATSYDRTVKNINPMGGFVRYGLVNNDFIMVKGSIPGTRKRIVTLRKSLYTNTSRKATEPVNLKWIDTASSFGKGRFQTPAEKHAFMGTLKKDLE; this is encoded by the coding sequence ATGTCCCACAGAAAATTCGAAGCCCCAAGACACGGATCCTTAGGATTCCTCCCAAGAAAGAGAGCCGCCAGACACCAAGGTAAGATTAAGTCCTTCCCAAAGGACAACAAGTCTAAGCCTGTGTCTTTGACCGCCTTTTTGGGTTACAAGGCCGGTATGACCACCGTTGTCAGAGACTTGGACAGACCAGGTTCCAAGATGCACAAGAGAGAAGTTGTCGAAGCCGCTACCGTCGTCGACACTCCTCCTTTGGtcattgttggtgttgttggatacGTCGAAACCCCAAGAGGTTTGAGATCCTTGACCACCGTCTGGGCTGAACACTTGTCTGAAGAAAttagaagaagattctACAAGAACTGgtacaagtccaagaagaaggcttTCACCAAGTACTCTGGTAAATACGCCAAGGACCCTGCCTCCATTGAAAGAGAATTGGccagaatcaacaagtacGCCTCTGTTGTCAGAGTTTTGGCTCACACCCAAATCAAGAAGACTCCATTGTCCCAAAAGAAGGCTCACTTGGCCGAAATCCAAATCAACGGTGGTTCCGTTGCTGACAAGGTTGCTTGGGCTCAAGaacactttgaaaagaCCGTTTCCGTTGACTCTGTCTTTGAAGACGGTGAAATGATCGATGCCATTGCTGTTACCAAGGGTCACGGTTTCGAAGGTGTCACCCACAGATGGGGAACCAAGAAGTTGCCTAGAAAGACCCACAGAGGTTTGAGAAAGGTTGCTTGTATTGGTGCCTGGCATCCAGCTAACGTTAACTGGACTGTTGCCAGAGCCGGTCAAAACGGTTACCACCACAGAACCTCTATCAACCACAAGGTTTACAGAGTCGGTAAGGCTGGTGATGAATCCAGTGGTGCCACTTCTTATGACAGAACcgtcaagaacatcaaccCAATGGGTGGATTTGTTAGATACGGTTTGGTCAACAACGACTTTATTATGGTCAAGGGTTCTATCCCCGGTACCAGAAAGAGAATTGTTACCTTGAGAAAGTCTTTGTACACCAACACTTCCAGAAAGGCCACTGAACCAGTGAACTTGAAATGGATTGATACTGCTTCTTCCTTCGGTAAGGGTAGATTCCAAACTCCAGCTGAAAAGCACGCCTTCATGGgtactttgaagaaggacttggaaTAA
- the RFC5 gene encoding Replication factor C (RF-C) subunit (EggNog:ENOG503NWCC; COG:L; BUSCO:EOG09263OQH), giving the protein MSLWVDKYRPRRLDALSYHAPITASLKALASTGDFPHLLVYGPSGSGKKTRVYATLHELFGPQVEKLKIDVKTFTTSSNRKLEFNVLSSPFHLEITPSDMGNNDRVVIQDLLKDIASTEQVDFSNSKNNGTPKHRFKVVIINEADSLTRDAQAALRRTMEKYSANIRLIMISNTTSNIIPPIKSRTLLVRIPAPSVADITAILADVATKESVHFTADPVQSGFLSQVAANSDQNLRRALLSFETISMSNASVACDGQNAVVTLDWEVIIKNVSSSIYTNRSVSNLAKTRVVFYELLAHCIPARIILKGVLFELLRLCNNHSKAQQLVEIGSMFDERLSLGSKAIFHLEGFVAKAMVALE; this is encoded by the coding sequence ATGTCTTTGTGGGTAGACAAGTATAGACCCCGTCGTTTGGACGCGCTTCTGTATCACGCGCCCATCACCGCCAGCCTCAAGGCGCTCGCCAGCACCGGCGATTTCCCTCATCTTCTCGTGTACGGCCCCAGTGGTAGTGGGAAAAAAACCCGTGTGTACGCTACTCTCCACGAGCTTTTTGGTCCCCAGGTGGAAAAACTCAAAATCGACGTCAAAACCTTCACCACCCTGTCCAACCGGAAATTGGAGTTCAATGTCTTAAGCTCGCCCTTCCACTTGGAAATCACCCCGTCCGACATGGGCAATAATGACAGAGTCGTGATCCaggacttgttgaaagatatCGCAAGCACcgaacaagttgatttctccaactccaagaacaacGGCACGCCCAAGCACCGCTTTAAGGTGGTGATCATCAACGAGGCCGACTCATTGACCCGAGATGCCCAGGCTGCCTTGAGACGGACCATGGAGAAGTACTCAGCCAATATCCGGCTCATCATGAtctccaacaccacctccaacatAATCCCGCCCATCAAGAGTAGGACCTTGTTAGTGCGGATTCCCGCGCCATCGGTCGCCGACATCACCGCCATTTTGGCCGACGTGGCCACCAAAGAGTCCGTCCACTTCACAGCAGACCCCGTACAATCGGGCTTCTTGAGTCAAGTGGCCGCCAACTCGGACCAGAACCTCCGCCGGGCGTTGCTTAGCTTCGAGACCATCCTGATGCTGAATGCCTCCGTGGCCTGTGACGGGCAGAACGCGGTGGTGACGTTGGACTGggaagtcatcatcaaaaacgTTTCGTCTTCCATCTACACCAACCGCTCTGTGTCAAACTTGGCCAAGACTCGCGTAGTGTTCTACGAGTTGCTCGCCCACTGTATTCCCGCTCGAATCATCTTAAAGGGTGTGCTCTTTGAGCTTCTTCGTTTGTGCAACAACCACAGTAAGGCCCAgcagttggtggaaatcgGGTCAATGTTCGACGAACGGTTGAGTTTGGGATCCAAGGCCATCTTCCACTTGGAGGGCTTTGTGGCCAAAGCCATGGTGGCTCTTGAGTAA
- a CDS encoding uncharacterized protein (COG:S; EggNog:ENOG503PSZB), which yields MLSTLQKSLLCLLAFFLPPAPVFMLQKTIFTKEFLVSVLLTLMAHFPGLLFSLYFIIIEYPRTGYVSADTENQRHHHHDGDDNQPSSHAAASYSDFVPAVGDYGSNSESPVPAGGAEGSSNAPPPTYDEVVPVEHQLQHGEADSKRSGDNKVQV from the coding sequence ATGTTATCCACTTTGCAAAAACTGCTTTTGTGCCTCTTGGCGTTCTTTTTGCCACCGGCACCGGTGTTCATGCTCCAGAAAACAATTTTCACCAAGGAGTTTTTGGTCAGCGTGTTGCTAACGTTGATGGCCCATTTCCCGGGGTTACTTTTCAGTCTCTACTTTATTATAATTGAGTACCCCAGAACCGGCTACGTGAGCGCCGATACCGAAAACCAGAgacaccaccaccacgatGGTGACGACAACCAGCCTTCGAGTCACGCCGCTGCTCTGTACAGTGACTTTGTCCCTGCTGTAGGTGACTACGGTAGTAACAGCGAGTCCCCGGTTCCAGCTGGCGGTGCTGAAGGCAGCTCGAATGCCCCACCGCCAACGTACGACGAGGTGGTGCCGGTTGAGCACCAGTTGCAGCACGGCGAGGCCGACTCCAAGCGGTCAGGTGACAATAAGGTTCAGGTTTAA
- the ERG24 gene encoding erg24, C-14 sterol reductase (EggNog:ENOG503NUSE; COG:I,T) — MLNPQTTDIQFNGSVGAVAISLGLPALLTVFGIVLNSQSPFKSGIPFPFDWSFDRIANAAFDKNTWIAYTTYFFGFVVLDQLVPGKYIKGVVLRDKTQLTYKINGLNFILVIVTVLLARLYALGSLPELEFIYEHQLELTLTCCLFSFALAVFVYIYSFFPLKTPNGLGTNDRILAEPGNSGRVVYDWFIGRELNPRIGSWDIKLFCELKPGLVLWLLINVSCLYSQYLQHGTISDSMLLINFLQGFYIFDGILNEEGLLTMMDVVTDGFGNMLAFGDLALVPWAYSLQARYLSLNYIDLGWPYCAATVAIAALGYYVFHSANQQKSDFKQGKLAHLKSMKTVTGSNLLVDGWWKLSQHINYLGDWLIGLSWCLATGFNTPLTYFYAVYFASLLVHRQVRDDEKCASKYKQSWDEYKARVPYKIIPYLY, encoded by the coding sequence atgCTAAACCCACAAACAACTGATATCCAGTTCAATGGCTCCGTCGGTGCCGTCGCCATCTCCCTCGGGCTTCCAGCCCTCCTCACGGTATTTGGTATTGTCCTCAACTCCCAGTCCCCCTTCAAATCAGGAATCCCCTTCCCCTTCGACTGGTCGTTCGATCGTATCGCCAACGCTGCGTTTGACAAAAACACCTGGATTGCCTACACAACCTACTTTTTCGGGTTTGTGGTTCTAGACCAATTGGTCCCTGGCAAGTACATAAAAGGGGTCGTGTTGAGAGACAAGACCCAGTTGACCTACAAGATCAATGGCCTCAATTTCATTCTTGTCATCGTGACAGTTTTGCTTGCACGGCTTTATGCTCTAGGAAGTTTGCCCGAACTCGAGTTTATCTATGagcatcaacttgaatTGACGTTGACGTGCTGCTTGTTTTCGTTTGCTTTGGCGGTGTTTGTGTATATCTACTCGTTTTTTCCGTTGAAAACGCCCAATGGCTTGGGCACCAACGACAGAATTCTTGCTGAACCTGGAAACTCGGGAAGGGTGGTGTATGATTGGTTCATCGGCAGGGAATTGAACCCACGTATAGGTAGCTGGGACATCAAGTTATTTTGTGAATTGAAGCCGGGATTGGTGTTGTGGCTCCTCATAAATGTGTCTTGTTTGTACAGCCAGTATTTGCAGCATGGCACCATTTCAGACTCGATGCTCttaatcaactttttgcaGGGATTCTACATTTTTGACGGGATTTTGAATGAGGAAGGTTTGTTGACAATGATGGACGTTGTGACCGATGGGTTTGGTAATATGTTGGcatttggtgatttggCGTTGGTGCCATGGGCATACTCGCTCCAAGCTAGATATTTATCTTTGAATTATATCGATTTGGGATGGCCGTACTGTGCTGCCACCGTGGCCATCGCAGCGTTGGGATACTACGTGTTCCACTCGGCCAACCAGCAAAAGTCAGACTTTAAACAAGGAAAATTGGCTCATTTGAAGTCCATGAAAACCGTCACCGGGTCCAATTTGCTCGTCGATGGGTGGTGGAAACTCAGCCAGCACATAAATTACTTGGGAGACTGGCTCATTGGGCTCTCGTGGTGCTTGGCTACGGGGTTCAACACGCCGTTGACGTACTTTTATGCGGTGTATTTTGCATCTCTCTTGGTTCACCGGCAAGTACGAGACGACGAAAAGTGTGCCAGCAAGTACAAACAGAGCTGGGATGAGTATAAGGCCAGAGTCCCCTACAAGATCATTCCATACCTCTACTAG
- the utp15 gene encoding U3 small nucleolar RNA-associated protein 15 (EggNog:ENOG503NXEF; BUSCO:EOG09261MMR; COG:S) yields the protein MSSSKPRVAQVRNPTLPSQTTPEQRYWRGFVSPQLIKETHPINHIHFNPQAPHDFAVSSSTRIQIYSAKTRQVIKTFSRFKDTVLSGEFRHDGKLLVAADKSGLVSIYDAYQPRSLLVSLNPSTYPTHVAKFHPTMGKQLVTGSDDRVLRLYDISETTSGPVVEFDDSHHQDYIRSVDFIPDAPHLVATGCYDGIVRVFDTRAHECVARFEHNSPVEDILGFSSTTIMTAGGPQVKIWDLSTNKKVTELNNFTKTAMTLHNTHDKGLLVGSLDGHVKIFDSTSSAWNVKFGWKFGSGGVLSCGVSPNDHKHFVTGLTSGLVSIRTRKTEPRVKQGVKQTRSNAYNRMMKGMDYKGEEEQRIVSSSQQSTKKLKTFEKLLGGFKWSEALDSGFVSGIPKEHTITILSELRKRGKVRVSLENRDEISLVPILSWFHKNIEDVRSFNLIADYLSVIFELYGSYLSTNSDLNDVFESLIKKVEHEVKKSKEANEIKGMLELLAV from the coding sequence ATGTCTTCAAGCAAACCAAGGGTGGCCCAGGTCAGGAACCCCACGTTACCATCCCAGACCACACCCGAGCAGCGGTACTGGCGAGGATTCGTCAGCCCCCAGCTCATCAAGGAGACCCACCCCATTAACCACATCCACTTCAACCCCCAAGCACCTCACGACTTCGCAGTATCGTCATCCACAAGAATCCAAATTTACTCCGCCAAAACCAGACAGGTGATCAAAACATTCTCGCGGTTCAAAGACACAGTGTTACTGGGAGAATTCCGCCATGACGGGAAGTTGTTGGTCGCGGCCGACAAGTCAGGGTTGGTATCAATCTACGATGCGTACCAGCCTCGAAGTCTTCTTGTAAGTTTGAATCCCAGCACTTATCCAACTCACGTGGCGAAGTTCCATCCCACAATGGGCAAGCAGTTGGTGACAGGTTCCGACGACCGGGTGTTGCGGTTGTACGACATCTCCGAAACCACGTCGGGCCCAGTGGTGGAGTTTGACGACTCGCACCATCAAGACTATATTCGAAGTGTAGACTTCATTCCCGATGCCCCCCACCTCGTGGCCACCGGGTGCTACGATGGAATAGTACGTGTGTTTGACACGCGGGCCCACGAATGTGTCGCCAGGTTCGAGCACAATAGTCCCGTTGAAGATATTTTGGGGTtctcctccaccaccatcatGACCGCTGGAGGCCCACAAGTCAAAATATGGGAtctttccaccaacaaaaaggtcaccgagttgaacaacttcaccaagaCTGCCATGACCTTGCACAACACTCACGATAAGGGGTTGCTAGTGGGTTCATTAGATGGCCATGTTAAGATCTTTGACTCTACTTCCAGTGCCTGGAACGTCAAGTTCGGATGGAAGTTTGGATCCGGAGGTGTATTGAGCTGTGGAGTGTCACCCAACGACCACAAGCACTTTGTGACGGGGTTGACCTCGGGATTAGTATCGATTAGGACCCGGAAAACCGAGCCTCGAGTCAAGCAGGGGGTTAAACAGACCAGAAGCAACGCATACAACCGGATGATGAAGGGAATGGACTACAAAGGAGAAGAGGAACAGCGTATAGTATCGTCGTCACAGCAAAgcaccaagaagttgaagacgtttgagaagcttttggGTGGTTTCAAATGGTCTGAGGCTTTGGACAGCGGGTTTGTGAGTGGAATCCCTAAAGAGCATACTATTACCATATTGAGCGAGTTGAGAAAAAGAGGTAAAGTCCGGGTTTCTTTGGAGAATAGAGACGAGATCTCCTTAGTGCCGATATTACTGTGGTTCCATAAGAATATAGAGGACGTCAGatcgttcaacttgatagCTGACTACTTGTCTGTGATTTTCGAGCTTTACGGGTCGTATCTCTCGACAAATTCAGACTTAAATGATGTTTTCGAAagcttgatcaagaaggTCGAACATGAGGTcaagaaatccaaagaaGCCAACGAGATCAAGGGAATGCTTGAGCTTTTGGCCGTCTAA
- a CDS encoding uncharacterized protein (EggNog:ENOG503PVDI), whose product MVPNTLLTPYQSLSSVMNMNLQNNTTSVPVLAPPPVVPPTPKRKRGRPPKPNNFSSKITKTINISVNTSPLSNSPDAENNSNQTVKRGIPDIFTPTMRVSPSAGAIRRRKKSSVDMGNSPARRKSSVHSLSHGSSSSSSQNSPATDYINSRTLDNISQITNSGRGAYQSPPPSAKQQGRQLDKNLLPPVLIRTDRAASPVQDLSDFGDFNLKLMIDESGKAVLSQSQANTTIGIQGHYDSAPTTTATGDLDYGQAPVQYHHHQQQQQQQQQQQRPMPMKYHSDYAFSDTNPPQTPKQKDYTISTGLTPLGFGGNYSTPQFNSLMNSIITSPKKVGNNNNQFMFNQEMFMNSGFDFMNGNPLLQAPQQSTMMQQQQQSPSGGQFNTGSVGANVGYQPQMTQPLQFPDDSDARLALKKIMHVKRI is encoded by the coding sequence ATGGTCCCCAACACCCTCCTTACACCCTATCAATCATTGAGCAGTGTCATGAATATGAACCTCCAAAACAACACCACGTCGGTGCCTGTTCTCGCACCGCCGCCAGTGGTGCCTCCCACTCCCAAGCGGAAGAGAGGTAGACCACCAAAACCTAACAACTTCAGCAgtaaaatcaccaaaaccaTTAACATTTCTGTTAACACATCGCCGCTTTCCAACTCACCAGACGCCGAAAACAACTCGAACCAGACGGTCAAACGAGGAATTCCCGATATCTTCACGCCTACTATGCGAGTAAGTCCTAGCGCCGGTGCCATCAGAAGACGGAAAAAAAGCTCTGTCGACATGGGAAATTCACCAGCTCGCCGCAAGAGTAGCGTGCATAGCTTAAGCCATGGCTCATCTTCCAGCAGTTCTCAGAACTCCCCTGCCACTGACTACATCAACTCACGGACCTTGGACAACATTTCGCAGATTACAAACCTGGGTCGAGGAGCGTACCAATCTCCTCCACCGTCGGCCAAACAGCAAGGTCGTCAACTCGATAAAAACTTATTACCTCCGGTATTAATTCGTACTGATAGGGCTGCCAGCCCTGTACAGGACTTGAGtgactttggtgattttaACTTGAAGCTCATGATTGACGAACTGGGCAAAGCCGTATTGTCGCAGTCCCAGGCCAATACTACCATTGGCATCCAGGGGCATTATGATAGCGCTCCTACTACCACCGCTACCGGCGACTTGGACTACGGGCAGGCTCCCGTCcagtaccaccaccatcaacaacaacaacaacaacaacaacaacaacaaaggCCCATGCCCATGAAGTATCACTCGGACTACGCATTTTCTGACACCAACCCTCCACAGACACCAAAGCAGAAGGACTACACTATCAGCACCGGCTTGACGCCATTGGGTTTTGGCGGAAACTATTCCACCCCCCAGTTCAACTCGCTTATGAACTCTATCATCACCTCGCCCAAAAAAGTTGGCAACAACAATAACCAATTTATGTTCAACCAAGAGATGTTCATGAACAGCGGGTTCGATTTCATGAATGGTAACCCATTGCTTCAGGCACCCCAGCAACTGACGATGAtgcagcaacagcaacagtCACCCAGTGGAGGTCAGTTCAATACTGGGTCAGTGGGTGCCAATGTTGGCTACCAACCACAAATGACTCAGCCGCTCCAGTTCCCAGACGACTCGGATGCCCGGTTAGCGTTGAAAAAAATCATGCATGTCAAGAGAATATAA
- a CDS encoding uncharacterized protein (COG:P; EggNog:ENOG503Q081) — MDYLWFKSRYFARGKTLRYVVTFCSCTGFLLLGYDQGVMGSIIGDPVFLKQFGYPDATTQGLLTSVYDLGCVLGSIVAFFVGEKLGRRAMMLFGAFIMMVGTVLLGSSYTRAQWYVGRMVTGIGNGFNSSTIPVYQSECATGNNRGRLLTWQAIVTILGVVIAYWIGFGCSYTNSSLQWRFPISFQGIFAIALFFETWFLPESPRWLVQQGRSEEAAEVLAALDSDTSTITTERVIRQRIEIETAVEMESRGGPFKVSELFSGGELQNYRRLLISLFLMFAQQFGGSNFINYYAPTIFTSAMNMDRVTSLILAGCTEIVYLGGSFIPLWLIDNPKLGRRNLLMISGSGLSFCFIMVSILLSIGGYGCSVGATFFVFLYQLFTGVGWLPVPWFMAAEINITRLRSRVQAVASAFNWLCVFAVVQITPIAIDNIGWKTFIIFAILCAAWVPIVFVFIPETAGLELEDIDYIFKRTGFTRGVWETRGRTVQHDAHARAIHLLPEDDEKDISIVEVDDNGSVEAV, encoded by the coding sequence ATGGATTATCTTTGGTTCAAGTCTCGGTACTTTGCAAGAGGTAAAACCCTTCGTTATGTGGTCACGTTCTGTTCGTGTACCGGTTTTTTGCTTTTAGGATATGACCAGGGAGTCATGGGGTCAATTATTGGCGACCCAGTGTTTCTCAAACAGTTTGGGTATCCCGATGCTACCACCCAGGGTTTACTCACGTCAGTGTATGACTTGGGGTGTGTGCTTGGCTCGATCGTGGCGTTCTTTGTGGGAGAAAAACTTGGGAGAAGAGCCATGATGTTGTTTGGGGCCTTCATCATGATGGTGGGGACGGTGCTACTTGGCAGCTCCTACACCCGTGCCCAGTGGTACGTAGGGCGGATGGTCACCGGTATCGGCAATGGGTTTAACTCGTCCACCATTCCCGTCTACCAGTCTGAATGTGCTACTGGAAACAACAGAGGAAGGCTATTGACATGGCAGGCAATTGTGACGATTTTGGGAGTGGTGATCGCCTACTGGATCGGGTTTGGATGTTCATACACAAACTCGTCCCTCCAATGGCGATTCCCCATCTCTTTCCAGGGAATTTTTGCCATTGCcttgttctttgaaacCTGGTTTTTGCCTGAAAGTCCCCGGTGGTTGGTGCAGCAGGGCCGGTCAGAGGAGGCAGCCGAAGTGTTGGCAGCCTTGGACAGTGACACttccaccatcaccaccgaGAGGGTGATCCGGCAGAGAATCGAGATCGAGACGGCAGTGGAGATGGAGTCACGTGGAGGACCTTTCAAGGTGTCTGAGTTGTTCAGTGGTGGAGAGCTTCAAAACTACAGACGATTGTTGATCTCATTGTTCCTTATGTTTGCACAGCAGTTTGGAGGCTCGAACTTCATCAACTATTATGCTCCCACAATCTTCACGTCGGCCATGAATATGGACCGGGTGACatcgttgattttggcgGGCTGCACGGAGATCGTCTACCTTGGGGGGTCGTTTATTCCTCTTTGGCTCATCGATAATCCCAAATTGGGTCGCAGAAACCTTCTTATGATTTCAGGCTCGGGGCTTTCTTTCTGCTTTATCATGGTGTCAATATTGCTTTCCATCGGTGGGTATGGATGTTCCGTAGGGGCAACGttctttgtgtttttgtACCAGCTCTTCACCGGAGTAGGGTGGCTTCCAGTGCCCTGGTTTATGGCAGCCGaaatcaacatcaccagATTGAGGTCACGGGTACAGGCGGTGGCTTCGGCCTTTAACTGGCTCTGTGTATTTGCGGTGGTGCAGATCACCCCCATAGCTATCGACAATATTGGGTGGAAGACCTTTATCATCTTTGCCATTCTTTGTGCTGCATGGGTTCcaattgtgtttgtgttcatTCCCGAAACGGCTgggttggagttggaggatATTGACTATATATTCAAGAGAACTGGGTTTACCAGAGGGGTGTGGGAGACTAGAGGAAGAACTGTGCAGCACGATGCACATGCCAGGGCCATCCACCTTCTTCCTGAGGATGACGAGAAGGATATTAGTATCGTCGAGGTGGATGACAATGGTAGCGTTGAGGCTGTATAG
- a CDS encoding uncharacterized protein (COG:U; EggNog:ENOG503P5K7) has translation MLFSKLAILVGLVAPISGFLDSGSVYCNQKLPSKYIIDSTELMAAISGQCSSLPSSIDKLKVYRVKDLSTAPAANFIKHVQYDSMDDLDRFSGLCGLSGTVETIDRFEDIEFSDNHLVLVQQIPSFQKRDIYDEVAEDLKAAESMAAENDMPVSIFDGDSGSSQSKKTKGLFNNYQFFSPGIFSCLIVSFILLFVLSTALSWISSIEITYQSFEKQIDFEKKNE, from the coding sequence ATGTTATTCAGTAAATTGGCGATACTCGTGGGCTTGGTGGCCCCAATTAGCGGGTTCCTCGACTCGGGGTCCGTCTACTGCAACCAGAAGTTACCTTCCAAGTATATCATCGACAGTACCGAGTTGATGGCGGCAATCTCCGGCCAGTGCTCGTCGCTTCCCTCCTCCatcgacaagttgaaagtaTACCGGGTGAAGGACCTCTCCACTGCTCCGGCCgccaacttcatcaaacaCGTTCAGTACGATCTGATGGACGACTTGGACCGTTTTTCTGGCTTGTGTGGATTGTCTGGAACGGTTGAGACCATCGATAGGTTTGAGGACATTGAATTCTCTGACAACcatttggtgttggtgcaACAGATCCCGCTGTTTCAAAAGAGAGACATCTATGATGAGGTGGCAGAGGACTTGAAGGCGGCCGAGTCGATGGCGGCGGAAAATGACATGCCAGTTCTGATTTTCGATGGTGACAGTGGCAGTAGCCAAAGCAAGAAAACCAAGgggttgttcaacaactacCAGTTTTTCTCGCCCGGTATCTTCCTGTGCTTGATCGTGTCGTTCAtattgttgtttgtgttaAGCACGGCGTTGAGCTGGATCAGCTCCATCGAAATCACCTACCAGTCTTTTGAGAAGcaaattgattttgaaaagaagaatgaatAG
- the mxr1 gene encoding Peptide methionine sulfoxide reductase (EggNog:ENOG503P2RD; COG:O) gives MTATIVSPTLRTTSTSRLITLAAGCFWGVEKVFVKQFADQGMVDIKVGYANGIPSISEIDYKRVCSGETQFAEAVQISYEPSKLPVGDILDIFFRMHDPTTLNSQGPDNGTQYRSVVMAHSDDDAILARAVKERIQKEYYPNHQIVTFIEPIKVWYDAEDYHQEYLKKHPTGYECPSHFIRTKPKV, from the coding sequence ATGACCGCCACTATAGTTTCTCCTACATTGAGGACCACGTCAACGTCCAGGCTCATCACATTAGCTGCCGGGTGCTTCTGGGGGGTGGAGAAGGTGTTCGTCAAGCAGTTTGCTGATCAAGGAATGGTTGACATCAAAGTAGGATATGCCAATGGGATTCCTTCCATAAGCGAAATCGACTACAAAAGAGTCTGCAGCGGTGAAACCCAGTTTGCTGAAGCAGTGCAGATTTCGTATGAGCCCTCCAAGTTGCCGGTGGGCGATATCTTggatatcttcttcagaatGCACGATCCCACCACGTTAAACCTGCAAGGACCAGACAATGGAACACAGTACCGGTCTGTGGTGATGGCCCACTCGGATGACGACGCCATACTTGCCCGAGCCGTCAAAGAACGGATCCAAAAGGAGTACTATCCAAATCACCAGATAGTCACATTTATTGAACCCATCAAGGTGTGGTACGATGCCGAAGACTATCACCAggaatacttgaagaagcacCCTACCGGCTATGAGTGTCCCTCACACTTCATTCGCACCAAGCCAAAGgtttga